The genomic stretch ACGCCGCCACCAGCCGGCCGTGGTCGAGCCGGATGAACCCGTCGGCGATCGCCGTCACCCGCGGGTCGTGCGAGGAGACGACGAACCCGACCCCGCCCGCGGCGAGCTCCTCCATCGCGGCGAGCACCCGCTCGGCCGCGGCCGTGTCCAGCTCAGCGGTCGGCTCGTCGGCGACCACCAGCGCCGGGCCGCCGACGACGCCGCAGGCCACCGCCAGCCGCTGCTGCTCACCGCCGGAGAGCTGCCCCGGGCGGTGGTCGGCGCGCCCGGCCAGGCCGAGCCGGTCCAGCAGGTCGGTGGCCTCGCCGTCGCTGACCGGGGCGCCGCGCAGCTGGGCGGCCAGCCGCACCTGCGCGACGGCGTCGAGGTAGGGGAGCAGGTTCTCCCCGGGCCGCTGGAACAGGTAGGCGACCTGTCGCTGTCGCAGCCGGCGCCGGGCCCACGCCCGCAGCCGGTCGACCCGCTGCCCGGCGATGACCACCTCGCCGTCGTCGGGGGAGTCGATGCAGGCCAGCAGGCGCAGCAGCGAGGACTTGCCCGACCCCGACGGCCCGACGACCACGGTCACCCGGGCGCGCGGGATCTCCAGGCTCACGCCGTCCAGGGCGGTGACCGACTCGGTCGACGTCCGGTAGGTCTTGACCACTCCCCGGCAGACGGCCGCCGCATCCGAGTCGCTCATCAGGGCGGGAGCCTAGGCGGTGGCCGGCCCGATCCCCGGCAGCTCCACCGGACCGGTCAGGTACCGCTGGACGGTCGGCCCGATCGCGGCCACCAGCTCCTCGGGTGGTGCGGAGGCGAGCGGCTCGATCCGCAGCACGTAGCGGGTCATCACCACCCCGACCAGCTGCGACGCCACCAGCGCGCCTCGCGCCTCCGCCTCGGCCGGCGGCAGGTCCAGGGTGCCCACCACCCGGCGGAGCACCTGGGCGGTGAGGAACTCCCGCAGCAGCCGGGCGGTCCACTCGTTGCTCACCGCCGAGCGCACCAGCGCCAGCCCGCCGGCGCGGGCCGGGCCGTCCCACACCCGCAGCAGCATCCGGACGACGTTCGCGCCGAGCTCGTCGGGGCCGCCGGCGAGCACCTCGGGCAGCAGGTCCGCCGGGTCGGCCGGTGCCTCGACCGCGGCGACGAAGAGCTTGTCCTTGCTGCCGAAGTAGTGGTGCACCAGCGCCGGGTCGACGCCGGCCGCGGTGGCGATCAGCCGGATGGAGGCGCCGTCGAAGCCCCGCTCGGCGAAGGCGTCGCGGGCCGCGGCC from Modestobacter roseus encodes the following:
- a CDS encoding TetR family transcriptional regulator, with amino-acid sequence MLAAARDAFAERGFDGASIRLIATAAGVDPALVHHYFGSKDKLFVAAVEAPADPADLLPEVLAGGPDELGANVVRMLLRVWDGPARAGGLALVRSAVSNEWTARLLREFLTAQVLRRVVGTLDLPPAEAEARGALVASQLVGVVMTRYVLRIEPLASAPPEELVAAIGPTVQRYLTGPVELPGIGPATA
- a CDS encoding ABC transporter ATP-binding protein, which translates into the protein MSDSDAAAVCRGVVKTYRTSTESVTALDGVSLEIPRARVTVVVGPSGSGKSSLLRLLACIDSPDDGEVVIAGQRVDRLRAWARRRLRQRQVAYLFQRPGENLLPYLDAVAQVRLAAQLRGAPVSDGEATDLLDRLGLAGRADHRPGQLSGGEQQRLAVACGVVGGPALVVADEPTAELDTAAAERVLAAMEELAAGGVGFVVSSHDPRVTAIADGFIRLDHGRLVAA